The sequence below is a genomic window from Salicibibacter cibarius.
GCAAGCGACGACCGCCCATGACAATTTTTGGGATTACGTCGCCAACAATCAGGAATCTGCGCACATGGTGATGTGGTTAATGTCAATGCGTGGCCGTCCAAGAAGCTGGCGGATGATGGAAGCTTGGCCGATCAATACCTTTCGGTTTGTGAATGAGCATGGGAAATCAACGTTTGTCCGCTTTAAATGGGAACCGAAACTCGGGGTTCATTCGTTGTTATTGGATGAAGCGAATGTGATTGGAGGGGTTGATCCGGACTTTCACCGTCGGGATATGATCGAGGCGATTAATATGGGCGCATACCCTGAGTATGAACTCGGGATCCAATTAATCGCGGAAGAAGATGAATATAAATATGACTTTGATGTTCTAGATGATACGAAACTTTGGCCGGAAGAAGAAATCCCGGTCCAAATCATTGGGAAAATGACGTTGAACCGGCTTGTTGATAATTTCTTTGCCGAAGATGAGCAGTCGGTCTTTGATCCTGCCAATGTTGTCCCGGGCATCGACTTCACGCATGATCCAGTTTTACAAGGGAGGGCGTTTGCGTATAGGGATACAGAATTATATCGGCAACAATCTGCGAATATTGAGGATATACCGGTGAACAAACCGGTCGCTGAAAGGAACTTTAACTTGCGGGATGGCGCTCAGAGGCATCGGATCGATGTTGATCCTGTTCACTATCATGAAAACTCATTAGCGGGGAATACACCGGCCGAGGCGTCTTCCGAAGAAGGGGGATACGTCAATTACCCGACAGAAGTGGAAGGGCATCTGACAAGGGACGTCCCGAGCGACTCGTTTCTTGATTTCTTTTCGCAGGCACGGCTTTTTTGGAATAGCTTATCACCCGTTGAAAAACAAGACCTTATCGAAACGTTTAATTTTCACCTTGGATATGTAGAGAGTAAATCGGTTCGACAACAAAATGTAGACATGTGGGCGAATGTTGATCGGGAGATGGCTTGTGAGATTGCCGACAATATTGGTGTCGAACGTCCGAAAGGCACCCATGTGCCGGTTACAAAAAGCTCACCCGCGCTTAGCCAGGCAAACACTCCGCATTATGCTTATACACAAAAAGTTGCTGTTTTAATCGGCAACGGTTTCGACGGCCGTGAAGTAAGAGATGTGGTTGAATTACTATACGAATATGGCGTTTTTGTCGAGTTCATCAATAATAAGCTCGGGACGGTCACAGGCGACGATGGGACCAAAATCGACATCGATTCCACATTCACGACGAAGTACTCAGTCTTGTTTGATTCCTTCTATGTTGTAGGAGGTCATTCGGATAATGGGGATCAATTCCATCAAAATATCATCGATTTTATAAGTGAAGCGTACGAACAATATAAACCCATCGGCATTGCAACAGATGCAACCGATTATTTTCAACAGGCAGATGTAAGAAACATGCCCGGCGTCGTTTTTGCCACAAACAACCCTAACTTTGGGCCTGAATTTGTTTCCGCCATCGCACAACAACGTTTTTGGAGCAGATAACATTGCTATATAAAGCATGCAGGGAAATAACGATGCTTATTTCCCTGTTTTTTTATATTTTACGTTTAAACAGCATTTCCATTCCAACGTTTGTTATAATATATTGTAATTACAAGTAGCATCATTTATAATAATAGCAAACAAACATTCCTTTAAAGGAGGGTGACATGATGAAGGACGAGTTAGCACAACAGCTCCTAAATGAAATGAAACACTTTAAACAAGATTTAAGCGATTTTAAGACAGAGATGAAATCAGACATGCAAAGTTTGCGTACTGAAATGAGCTCGGACATGCAAGGTTTACGTACTGAGATGCGCTCGGACATGCAAGAATTGAGAACTGAAATGCATTCGAACATGCAAGGTTTGCATACTGAAATGCGCTCGGACATGCAGAGTTTGCGTTCTGAAATGAAATCGGACATGCAAGGTTTACGTACTGAGATGAAGGATGATACACAAAGCTTGCGCGCTGAAATGAACCAACGCTTTGATCAGGTCGATGCGGAACTAGCCGTTTTAAAAGGCGGACAGAAAGGCATTCGCTCGGAAATGACAGATCGGTTTCGTGAAACAAATGATCATCTTGGCCACCTAAGTCGCCAAATCAATTTTCTCGATGCCGATTATCATTTGCTACATCGTAAAGCATCAGACACGGAAAAAGAACTCAACCGTCTCGCACACAATCAACTATAACTGAACGACTTAAATTTTGATGAAATTCTTGGCGGGATCCTATTTCCCCTGACCCAATCGTTTATAAGCCCGCCTTGTCCTGCTCTTAGCCCCTCAAATAACACGATAAACACCTCTATAACCAATCACAAACTTAAATTCCCAAACCAAAAAACTTTTTCTCCTTCTGTATTGACGACCGTAAAAGAAGGAGTATTAGCAACTGATACTTGACAGGGCATGCAGGGAAATAACGATATTTATTTCCCTGTTTTTAATTACGGTACGAGCAATCCATATCCCGCGGGCAAAACAGCAGGAGAAAAGCCGGGTCGCCGTTGGTTCATCTGTATAATCATTTGCGGAGATACCCCGATCGCTTGACTAATGCTGTACAAATTATCGCCGGTGCTGACCGCGAATACATTGATGGGAACTTCAATAAGCTGAAAGGGTTGCAAGGCATCTGCGTTCGTTAATTGCGGGTTGGCATTGATAAGGTTTTGGACAGGTATTGAAAAATCTTGAGCAATCGCATACAGGCTGTCACCCGGCTGAACGACATACAATACACGGCTTTGCGCATTGGTCTCCCCCGGTACCGGCGCAATCAACCATTGCCCCGGATAAATGGCTCCCGCCTCAAAAAACGGAGGGAAAATCCCATTGATTTGTGAGATCCCCGGTACAGTGCTTCCCAATCTGTTCGCGATCGTGTTAAGCGTATCATTTGGCTGGACGGTATAAACGATATAGGTTCCCCCAACAATCGGCATGTTAACGTCCTCCTCGATTTTCATTCTTTTATCACCATAAGCAATGCAGGTTTGTTTGGTGCATGTATACTTCTCTTTGAATAGATTCACTATTTCTAAAATTTTTGTTAAATATGAAAAAAGATGTTTTGCACGTTTTTTATAAGGGAAAATTTATACATACAAAAAAGCAACTATGAAAAAAGTTTTAAAGGAGGATATCTATGAAGAATGTGAAACATTTCATTATGAAACCGAACCACATGGACCAAGGACTTTTTCTGTGGAAGAAGAAAAAACTTGTAGACCCGTGGCAAATGCTAAAACTTGATAGCATCCGCGAGATCGAAAAACGCGTTCATCATTGCCCCCAAAAAGCAGGAAGCGACGTGTATACTTCTGCGATTACTGATTACATGCGGGAGTGCCGTCGTTTTTTACCTGAAAACGATGCAAATCATTTAGAGGTGTTTTTGCTCAAACAATACAGTCTGGAATAAAAACCTCACCGGCGATAGACCGATGAAGGTTTTTTTGAAAAGAAAAAGAATAAAATTAACGATACAACGCTAAGTCCCACCGCAATGCTAACGTCGGTTGCTGGGACGGTTTAACCGAAGATGATGGCAATGATTCTCCAAAAATCGGTGTTTTACGGACTAATAAATGCTTCACTTGCCTTTCACGTAACTCAATGACTTTTGAGATAAATTGGGAGGGGCCATCGTGTTAAAAACAGGAATTGTTAGCGGGAGTGTGCGTCAAGGTCGTAATGGAGAAGGTGTGACCGATTGGATCTACAACTTTGCCATGGATCGTAATGACGAGGTTGAGTATGAAATCGTCGACCTTGTTAATTATGCCCCTGTTGGGAGCAGCTGTTTCGAAAGAAAGTCGTGAAAATGCGGAGGCTAGAATGAAAGCTTGGCCAGAGAAAATGGCCTCTTTTGATGGCTACGTTTTCATTACACCAGAATACAACCACGCGGTCGGAGGT
It includes:
- a CDS encoding catalase: MDDYKDESSSRYKKSVGKNRKDEQLEQYRKRNTGKGKKMTDDNGVRVSNDRRTLRAGRRGPLTFNDFHFYKKQSHFSRERIPEKVVHARGFGVYGEFETYESLNHLTRAHFLGEAGRKTPIFIRFSNFVGNKGSKDTAVDIRGFAVKFYTEEGNYDSLSLQFPVFILADAMKFMNVAHAAKQNPVTDIPQATTAHDNFWDYVANNQESAHMVMWLMSMRGRPRSWRMMEAWPINTFRFVNEHGKSTFVRFKWEPKLGVHSLLLDEANVIGGVDPDFHRRDMIEAINMGAYPEYELGIQLIAEEDEYKYDFDVLDDTKLWPEEEIPVQIIGKMTLNRLVDNFFAEDEQSVFDPANVVPGIDFTHDPVLQGRAFAYRDTELYRQQSANIEDIPVNKPVAERNFNLRDGAQRHRIDVDPVHYHENSLAGNTPAEASSEEGGYVNYPTEVEGHLTRDVPSDSFLDFFSQARLFWNSLSPVEKQDLIETFNFHLGYVESKSVRQQNVDMWANVDREMACEIADNIGVERPKGTHVPVTKSSPALSQANTPHYAYTQKVAVLIGNGFDGREVRDVVELLYEYGVFVEFINNKLGTVTGDDGTKIDIDSTFTTKYSVLFDSFYVVGGHSDNGDQFHQNIIDFISEAYEQYKPIGIATDATDYFQQADVRNMPGVVFATNNPNFGPEFVSAIAQQRFWSR
- a CDS encoding DUF1640 domain-containing protein; this encodes MKDELAQQLLNEMKHFKQDLSDFKTEMKSDMQSLRTEMSSDMQGLRTEMRSDMQELRTEMHSNMQGLHTEMRSDMQSLRSEMKSDMQGLRTEMKDDTQSLRAEMNQRFDQVDAELAVLKGGQKGIRSEMTDRFRETNDHLGHLSRQINFLDADYHLLHRKASDTEKELNRLAHNQL
- a CDS encoding LysM peptidoglycan-binding domain-containing protein, yielding MPIVGGTYIVYTVQPNDTLNTIANRLGSTVPGISQINGIFPPFFEAGAIYPGQWLIAPVPGETNAQSRVLYVVQPGDSLYAIAQDFSIPVQNLINANPQLTNADALQPFQLIEVPINVFAVSTGDNLYSISQAIGVSPQMIIQMNQRRPGFSPAVLPAGYGLLVP